The following proteins are co-located in the Heteronotia binoei isolate CCM8104 ecotype False Entrance Well chromosome 21, APGP_CSIRO_Hbin_v1, whole genome shotgun sequence genome:
- the C21H11orf24 gene encoding uncharacterized protein C11orf24 homolog: MWTAIVFFLLISLCISESRDSILTQSGAQVAWISILSSEKNCKQACRGTTVSGNHSCWSVLYQSRCVLLRCPQLSACQNARTQDVKELMGEFMIRKRRETGITPQPSNTEESKEKSETETNKNLNANYTKVPLSLTQLSNISDNSGVNPTVMILKNTTAITSRFKMDTTTLSGINNNTIKNSNKSANGVPVISSVSSLPPHKASSTTYFLNVESMAGSKGTGNKNLTLGPTEKMTSVELLSRSTEPTAVKHSVLPPSPTTSPNISVLITSERSHSTPASLTAKASTHSPQTTGTYSAVTNASQATHSPPTSRPYSAVTSTSLITAAETHSPPPLRPHSTMISTALTTAGAIKPTTKSDDKTTLIEQTKSNPVRIILTVSTKGTETSIATQQTETTSQHVMTLTHITQSVLTVTSSATLSKSATVQHSQDQQGLSSESIYQQVDISLIIALLFGVLFFITVVVLFAIQAYESYRKKDYTQVDYLINGMYADSEM, translated from the exons ATGTGGACAGCTATTGTATTTTTCCTGCTGATTTCCTTATGCATATCTGAAAGCAGGGATTCCATCTTAACACAGAGTGGGGCCCAAGTAGCGTGGATAAGCATACTCAGTAGCGAAAAAAATTGCAAGCAAGCTTGTAGAGGCACAACAGTTTCAG GTAATCACTCCTGCTGGTCAGTGCTTTATCAAAGCCGCTGTGTCCTCCTGCGCTGTCCTCAACTGAGTGCGTGTCAGAATGCCAGAACACAGGATGTCAAAGAACTAATGGGAG aaTTCATGATCCGTAAAAGAAGAGAGACTGGAATAACCCCACAGCCCAGTAACACAGAAGAGTCTAAAGAAAAATCAGAGACGGAGACTAATAAGAACCTTAATGCAAATTATACAAAAGTGCCTCTTTCATTAACACAATTAAGTAATATATCTGATAACAGTGGAGTCAACCCAACTGTAATGATTCTGAAAAACACTACCGCTATCACCTCTCGATTTAAAATGGACACAACAACTCTAAGTGGAATTAATAACAATACCATCAAAAATAGTAATAAATCAGCTAATGGAGTTCCAGTCATCTCTTCAGTTTCCAGCCTCCCTCCTCATAAAGCATCATCTACCACATATTTTCTTAATGTAGAGAGTATGGCAGGCTCAAAAGGAACAGGTAACAAGAATCTAACTTTGGGACCAACTGAGAAAATGACATCAGTAGAACTTCTTTCCAGAAGTACTGAACCCACAGCAGTGAAACATTCAGTGCTTCCTCCATCCCCAACTACTTCTCCCAACATTTCTGTGCTAATTACCTCTGAAAGAAGTCACTCAACACCAGCAAGCTTGACTGCAAAAGCAAGTACCCATAGTCCACAGACAACGGGAACCTATTCTGCAGTTACCAATGCATCTCAAGCAACCCATAGTCCACCAACATCAAGGCCTTATTCAGCAGTTACAAGCACATCTTTAATAACTGCTGCAGAAACACACAGTCCACCACCACTGAGACCCCATTCAACAATGATCAGCACAGCTCTGACAACTGCAGGAGCAATTAAACCAACAACAAAGTCAGATGATAAAACAACTTTGATAGAACAGACAAAATCTAATCCAGTTAGGATAATTCTCACAGTCTCTACAAAGGGTACTGAAACCTCCATTGCTACACAGCAAACAGAGACTACCAGCCAACATGTGATGACACTAACTCATATCACTCAGTCAGTGCTTACTGTTACAAGTTCAGCAACGTTGTCCAAATCAGCAACTGTACAACACAGCCAAGACCAGCAAGGCCTAAGCAGTGAAAGTATCTATCAGCAGGTAGATATCAGTTTGATCATAGCACTTCTTTTTGGAGTCCTATTTTTCATAACAGTTGTAGTTTTATTTGCCATACAGGCATATGAGAGCTACAGGAAGAAAGACTACACCCAAGTGGACTATTTAATCAATGGGATGTATGCAGACTCAGAAATGTGA